Proteins from one Streptococcus mitis B6 genomic window:
- a CDS encoding IS30-like element ISSmi1 family transposase, with translation MTKKQKHLTLEDRIDIQTGISQQETFRSIAEKMGKDPSTISKEIKRNRIMHPTSVKSDCTDCPLLKKAPYVCNNCPKKRTDCGFNRYLYYAKKAQEQYETMLRESRQGIPLNKESFYQMDKVLTQGIQKKQSIYHIIQTHNLPVSKATVYRHAKLGYLTAKPIDFPRMVTFKERRKSRKVAIPKELKIGRTYQDFQELRETDDFFKWLEMDTVIGRPGGKLLLTFNVSFCNFLFALLLNNKTALEVATKFAALKERVMDGGCAFHQLFPVILTDNGSEFAYVEELERDIDGKSHLYFCDPSRPDQKGRIEKNHTVLRAILPKGTSFDQLTQKDVNLVISHVNSLKREEFQGKSAYDIFTFTFGEDIAALLGCQFVKPEDTHLSPDLLK, from the coding sequence ATGACGAAAAAACAAAAACATCTCACTCTAGAAGACCGTATTGACATCCAAACTGGAATCAGCCAACAGGAGACTTTCCGTTCCATCGCTGAGAAGATGGGGAAAGACCCGTCAACGATTTCAAAGGAAATCAAGCGCAATCGCATCATGCATCCAACATCCGTCAAATCTGATTGCACGGATTGCCCTCTTCTCAAAAAAGCTCCTTATGTCTGTAACAACTGTCCAAAAAAGAGGACGGATTGTGGGTTTAACCGCTATCTTTACTACGCGAAAAAGGCACAGGAGCAGTACGAGACTATGTTGAGGGAATCCAGACAGGGAATTCCCCTAAACAAGGAAAGTTTTTATCAGATGGACAAGGTCTTAACCCAAGGCATCCAGAAGAAACAAAGCATCTACCATATCATTCAGACACATAACCTACCTGTGTCGAAAGCTACGGTGTATCGGCATGCCAAGCTGGGCTATCTGACAGCCAAGCCCATTGATTTCCCTCGGATGGTCACGTTCAAGGAACGCAGAAAATCCAGAAAAGTAGCTATTCCTAAAGAGCTGAAAATTGGGCGGACCTATCAAGATTTCCAAGAGTTACGAGAAACAGATGATTTCTTCAAATGGTTGGAAATGGACACGGTCATCGGCAGACCTGGTGGAAAGCTACTGCTCACCTTCAACGTTTCCTTCTGCAACTTCCTCTTCGCCCTGCTTTTGAACAACAAGACCGCTCTGGAGGTCGCCACTAAATTCGCAGCTTTGAAAGAAAGAGTCATGGACGGAGGGTGTGCGTTCCATCAGCTGTTCCCTGTCATTCTCACAGACAACGGATCTGAGTTCGCCTATGTGGAGGAGCTTGAGCGAGACATTGATGGGAAGTCTCACCTCTACTTCTGCGACCCTAGCCGTCCTGACCAGAAGGGGCGGATTGAGAAGAACCATACGGTTTTGCGAGCCATTCTTCCCAAGGGCACTTCCTTTGACCAGCTGACTCAGAAAGACGTCAATCTAGTCATTTCCCATGTCAATTCCTTGAAACGAGAAGAGTTTCAAGGAAAATCTGCTTACGACATCTTCACCTTCACCTTTGGCGAGGACATCGCTGCTCTTCTGGGTTGCCAATTTGTCAAACCAGAAGACACACACCTATCACCTGATTTATTGAAATAA
- the secE gene encoding preprotein translocase subunit SecE has protein sequence MRFIGDIFRLLKDTTWPTRKESWRDFRSIMEYTAFFVVIIYIFDQLIVSGLIRFINIF, from the coding sequence ATGCGTTTTATTGGAGATATTTTTAGACTTCTTAAAGACACAACATGGCCAACTCGCAAGGAAAGCTGGAGAGATTTTCGTTCTATCATGGAATACACAGCTTTCTTTGTAGTAATTATTTACATTTTTGACCAGTTGATTGTTTCAGGTTTGATTCGGTTTATTAACATTTTTTAG
- a CDS encoding transcriptional regulator — protein sequence MFKELYKEVQGIVYKCRNEYHLHLWELSDWDQEGMICLHELISREEELVEDIPRLRKYFKTKFRNRILDHIRKQESQKRRYEKEPYEEVGELSHRISEGGLWLDEYYLFHETLRDYRNKQSKDKQEELERVLRHERFRGRQRVLRDLRIVFKEFDIRTL from the coding sequence ATGTTTAAAGAATTGTATAAAGAAGTCCAGGGAATTGTGTACAAGTGTAGAAATGAATATCATCTCCATTTATGGGAGTTATCTGATTGGGACCAAGAGGGAATGATTTGCTTACATGAATTGATCAGTAGAGAAGAAGAGCTAGTAGAAGATATTCCTCGTTTACGAAAATACTTCAAAACTAAATTCCGTAATCGAATTTTAGACCATATCCGTAAACAAGAAAGCCAGAAGCGTAGATATGAAAAAGAACCCTATGAAGAAGTGGGTGAGCTTAGTCATCGTATAAGCGAGGGAGGTCTGTGGCTAGATGAGTATTATCTCTTTCATGAGACACTAAGAGATTATAGAAACAAACAAAGTAAAGACAAACAAGAAGAGTTAGAACGCGTCTTAAGACATGAACGCTTCCGAGGACGACAAAGAGTATTAAGAGACTTACGTATTGTGTTTAAGGAGTTTGATATCCGTACTCTGTAA
- the rpmG gene encoding 50S ribosomal protein L33, with product MALKKASLACVVCGSRNYSIKISGTPKPTRLEVNKFCKHCGKYTTHRETR from the coding sequence ATGGCACTAAAAAAAGCAAGCCTAGCTTGTGTGGTTTGTGGTTCGAGAAACTATTCAATCAAGATTAGTGGAACCCCCAAGCCTACACGACTAGAAGTAAATAAATTTTGTAAGCATTGTGGCAAGTACACTACACACAGAGAAACGAGATAG
- the nusG gene encoding transcription termination/antitermination protein NusG produces the protein MDSFDKGWFVLQTYSGYENKVKENLLQRAQTYDMLDNILRVEIPTQTVQVEKNGKRKEVEENRFPGYVLVEMVMTDEAWFVVRNTPNVTGFVGSHGNRSKPTPLLEQEIRDILVSMGQTVQEFDFDVEVGQTVRIIDGAFADYTGKITEIDNNKVKMIISMFGNDTVAEVNLNQIAEL, from the coding sequence ATGGATAGTTTTGATAAAGGGTGGTTTGTTTTACAAACTTATTCTGGTTATGAAAATAAGGTAAAAGAAAATCTATTACAACGTGCACAAACCTACGATATGTTGGATAATATTCTACGTGTTGAAATTCCAACACAAACAGTGCAAGTTGAAAAAAATGGAAAGAGAAAAGAAGTAGAAGAAAATCGCTTTCCAGGTTATGTTCTTGTAGAAATGGTCATGACAGATGAAGCTTGGTTTGTTGTTCGAAACACACCAAATGTTACAGGATTTGTCGGATCACACGGGAACAGATCAAAACCAACTCCATTATTGGAACAAGAAATTCGTGACATTTTGGTATCTATGGGACAAACTGTTCAAGAATTTGATTTCGATGTTGAGGTTGGCCAAACCGTACGTATTATTGATGGTGCTTTTGCAGACTACACTGGTAAGATTACAGAAATTGATAATAATAAAGTGAAAATGATTATCTCTATGTTTGGTAATGACACAGTTGCAGAAGTAAACCTAAACCAAATTGCAGAATTATAA